A window of Acidobacteriota bacterium contains these coding sequences:
- a CDS encoding lipase maturation factor family protein produces the protein MRITASWLLRWLGFIYFWVFLGWWRQAPGLIGPQGILPAADYLHAVAAHFHPAARIWFTPSLLWISSSTAALHVMCGLGLAAAVAVMARWHSRWGLAVCLVCFLSLIACAQVFANYQSDGMLMTAGFFALFVDLKSPSWWSWFSLRWLWFTIYFGSGIAKWMSHDPQWRHLTALDQYYQNLPLPNWLGWYAQNYLPHSVEAAIAAAILILELFVVWLAFLPRRWRIALFWIVTPFQIAIILTANYGFLSWLVLGLGLTLIDDRHLHWLLRRPYVAVESVLASWRVGLASAVLVALVAVTGLNLAGRMWPALPTPQRVTFALQPFRIADPFGLFAVMTRNRYEIEFQGTRDGRTWTAYPFRYKPQDPQRAPAGDLFLFAPYQPRFDWNLWFASLSSVQQERWVESTELRLLTNDPPVLALFARNPFAARPPIAVRAVLWQYWFSTPAQKRRQGIWWRRKLLGQYAPTLVMTSAGVESLPTR, from the coding sequence GTGCGCATAACCGCCTCATGGCTCCTGCGCTGGCTGGGATTCATTTACTTCTGGGTCTTTCTCGGATGGTGGCGCCAGGCGCCGGGACTGATCGGACCGCAAGGGATTTTGCCGGCGGCCGATTATTTGCACGCCGTCGCGGCGCATTTTCACCCCGCCGCCCGCATCTGGTTCACTCCTTCCCTGCTCTGGATCTCCAGCTCAACCGCGGCGCTGCACGTCATGTGCGGCCTCGGCCTGGCGGCAGCAGTCGCCGTCATGGCGCGTTGGCACTCGCGCTGGGGACTGGCGGTGTGCCTCGTCTGTTTTCTCTCGCTCATTGCCTGCGCCCAGGTCTTTGCCAACTATCAATCCGACGGCATGCTCATGACCGCCGGATTCTTTGCCCTGTTTGTTGATCTGAAATCCCCGAGCTGGTGGAGCTGGTTCTCACTGCGCTGGCTCTGGTTCACCATCTACTTCGGCTCCGGCATCGCCAAGTGGATGAGCCACGACCCGCAGTGGCGCCATCTGACCGCACTCGATCAGTACTATCAGAATCTGCCTCTGCCCAACTGGCTGGGATGGTACGCGCAAAACTACCTGCCCCACAGTGTCGAGGCCGCGATAGCCGCCGCAATTCTGATCCTGGAACTTTTTGTCGTCTGGCTGGCCTTTCTACCGCGCCGCTGGCGCATCGCCCTCTTCTGGATCGTCACCCCCTTCCAAATTGCGATCATTCTCACCGCCAATTACGGCTTCCTGAGCTGGTTGGTGCTGGGCCTCGGCCTGACCCTCATCGACGACCGGCATCTGCACTGGCTCTTGCGGCGCCCGTATGTTGCTGTGGAAAGCGTTCTGGCTTCTTGGCGCGTAGGCTTGGCGTCCGCGGTGCTGGTGGCGCTGGTCGCCGTGACCGGCCTGAATCTGGCTGGCCGCATGTGGCCGGCGCTGCCCACGCCGCAGCGGGTCACCTTCGCACTGCAGCCCTTCCGCATCGCCGATCCCTTCGGGCTGTTCGCGGTCATGACACGCAACCGATACGAGATCGAGTTTCAGGGAACGCGCGACGGCCGGACCTGGACGGCCTACCCATTCCGTTACAAGCCTCAAGATCCCCAGCGTGCGCCCGCAGGCGATCTTTTCCTGTTCGCCCCCTATCAGCCGCGATTCGATTGGAATTTGTGGTTTGCCTCGCTCAGTTCGGTGCAGCAGGAGCGCTGGGTGGAATCGACCGAGCTGCGCCTGCTGACCAATGATCCGCCAGTGCTCGCCTTGTTTGCTCGCAATCCCTTCGCCGCGCGGCCGCCCATCGCGGTACGCGCCGTGCTCTGGCAATACTGGTTCTCCACCCCAGCGCAAAAGCGCCGGCAAGGCATCTGGTGGCGCCGCAAACTGCTCGGTCAATACGCCCCCACGCTGGTCATGACCTCCGCCGGAGTCGAGTCTTTGCCTACTCGGTAA
- a CDS encoding DNA recombination protein RmuC, whose product MMGVLYVLVGLAAGVALTWFVVWRTRTAVAAELKSIAGPELQLLGEVTVRQVETTSAGLQAKLQDMQSRLESYQARITEFEKERAAAQAKVEQQLQQMVGAGAAMTQEARTLREALATSNSVRGDWGESVLKNIFAACGLHEQIDYDLQFTLDNGLRPDAVVYLPSGRKLAVDAKASLNDFLAGLDASEEARRLACYNAFAQVLRRRAKELAGKDYCGHLENSMPCVIMFVPSEGAFRAALDADPELFRYGQQLAPAILLASPSTLFPLISIVAQGWQQFNAGQKMQVLLREIATLGQRLQVFLDHFQGVGKALDAAGKAYNSANNSYRSRLAPQLNKLQDLNANWETPADLKPVENLPQLTE is encoded by the coding sequence ATGATGGGCGTGCTGTACGTCCTGGTCGGCCTGGCGGCCGGAGTGGCGTTGACCTGGTTCGTGGTGTGGCGCACGCGCACGGCTGTCGCCGCGGAACTTAAATCCATCGCGGGCCCGGAACTGCAGCTTCTGGGCGAAGTAACTGTGCGTCAGGTCGAGACCACCAGCGCGGGCCTGCAGGCGAAATTGCAAGACATGCAATCGCGTCTCGAAAGCTACCAGGCGCGCATTACCGAGTTTGAAAAAGAACGCGCCGCGGCGCAGGCCAAAGTCGAACAGCAGCTTCAGCAGATGGTGGGCGCGGGTGCGGCCATGACCCAGGAGGCGCGCACGCTGCGCGAAGCGCTCGCCACCAGCAATAGCGTGCGCGGGGACTGGGGCGAATCGGTTTTAAAGAATATTTTTGCTGCTTGCGGCTTGCATGAACAGATCGACTATGACCTGCAGTTCACGCTGGATAATGGCCTGCGTCCGGATGCGGTCGTCTACCTGCCCAGCGGCCGCAAGCTGGCGGTTGATGCCAAGGCCAGCCTGAACGATTTCCTTGCCGGACTGGACGCCAGCGAAGAAGCCCGGCGACTGGCTTGCTACAACGCCTTCGCGCAGGTGCTGCGCCGCCGCGCCAAGGAATTGGCCGGCAAAGATTACTGCGGCCACCTGGAGAACAGCATGCCCTGCGTGATCATGTTCGTGCCCAGCGAAGGCGCATTTCGCGCGGCGCTGGACGCCGATCCGGAGCTGTTCCGGTACGGCCAGCAACTGGCGCCTGCGATTCTGCTGGCGAGCCCCAGCACCTTGTTTCCGCTGATTTCTATCGTGGCGCAGGGATGGCAGCAGTTCAATGCCGGCCAGAAAATGCAGGTGCTGCTGCGCGAGATTGCCACCCTCGGGCAGCGCTTGCAGGTTTTCCTCGATCATTTCCAGGGCGTGGGCAAAGCGCTCGATGCCGCCGGAAAAGCTTACAACTCGGCCAACAACTCCTACCGCTCCCGCCTGGCGCCGCAGTTGAACAAGCTACAGGATCTCAATGCCAACTGGGAAACGCCTGCCGATCTGAAGCCGGTCGAGAACCTGCCGCAGCTTACCGAGTAG
- a CDS encoding radical SAM protein — protein sequence MTSLYEKVEAGERIDAADAEQLWREASDEDWQRLATAVRARFHRPGECTYLIMRIVNYTNVCVAQCDYCAFYRLPGQAGGYVLSREQVFAKIDELLAMGGDLAGFNGGFNPHLPLDYYCDLFSSLRARYGDRLEFYALTVAEFMYLADHAKLSWAQAAERFRAAGVRWITGGGSEILTESFRARHSKFKYSVAEYFAAQAAIVAAGLKTTATMVIGFDETLAERLEHLERTRAFQDATGGLASFLCWTYKPYGTPLGGKEVSTREYLRHLALSRIYLDNIARIRTSVLTQNEGALDGLCYGADDFDLPIEDEVTQSAGATISLDFNGLLERARALGFTPRYRAVAAARKVPA from the coding sequence ATGACCTCATTGTATGAAAAGGTCGAGGCGGGCGAGCGCATCGACGCGGCTGACGCTGAGCAGCTCTGGCGCGAGGCCAGCGACGAAGATTGGCAGCGGCTGGCCACGGCGGTGCGGGCGCGGTTTCACCGGCCGGGGGAGTGCACGTACCTGATCATGCGCATCGTGAACTATACCAACGTGTGCGTGGCGCAGTGCGATTATTGTGCCTTCTACCGCCTGCCGGGGCAAGCGGGCGGATATGTGCTGAGCCGCGAGCAGGTGTTCGCCAAAATTGACGAGCTGCTGGCGATGGGCGGCGATCTGGCGGGTTTCAACGGCGGCTTCAACCCGCATCTGCCGCTCGATTACTACTGCGATTTGTTTTCCTCGCTGCGCGCCCGCTATGGCGACCGGCTGGAATTTTATGCGCTCACGGTTGCCGAGTTTATGTATCTGGCCGACCACGCCAAGCTGAGCTGGGCGCAGGCGGCGGAACGCTTCCGTGCCGCAGGGGTGCGCTGGATCACCGGTGGCGGCTCGGAAATCCTCACCGAAAGCTTCCGCGCGCGGCACAGCAAGTTCAAATACAGCGTTGCCGAGTATTTTGCGGCGCAGGCGGCCATTGTCGCTGCCGGCCTGAAGACCACCGCGACCATGGTGATCGGCTTCGACGAGACGCTGGCCGAGCGGCTGGAGCATCTGGAGCGTACGCGCGCGTTTCAGGATGCGACCGGCGGTCTGGCGAGTTTTCTCTGCTGGACCTACAAACCCTACGGCACCCCTCTCGGCGGGAAGGAAGTTTCGACGCGCGAGTACCTGCGTCACCTCGCGCTCAGCCGCATTTATCTCGACAACATCGCCCGCATCCGCACTTCGGTGCTGACCCAAAACGAAGGCGCGCTGGACGGACTTTGCTATGGCGCCGACGACTTTGACCTGCCGATCGAGGATGAGGTTACGCAGAGCGCCGGGGCCACCATCAGCCTCGACTTCAACGGCTTGCTCGAGCGCGCCCGCGCGCTGGGCTTCACGCCGCGCTACCGGGCGGTGGCGGCGGCGCGGAAGGTGCCGGCATGA
- a CDS encoding DUF488 domain-containing protein: MASDIFTIGHSTRTSEEFVHLLQMHGVQQLCDVRTIAKSRHNPQFAEPELAASLTAVKITYRRLAQLGGLRHAHKDSPNTGWRNLSFRGYADYMQTPAFAAGLAELEALARAAPTAIMCAEAVPWRCHRSLIGDALTVHGWQVWDIITEKPPSPHRMTPFLRVVDGHLTYPATE; this comes from the coding sequence ATGGCCTCAGACATTTTCACCATTGGACACTCCACCCGAACCAGCGAAGAATTCGTGCATCTGCTGCAAATGCATGGGGTGCAGCAGCTTTGCGATGTCCGCACCATCGCCAAATCGCGGCACAATCCCCAGTTTGCCGAGCCGGAGCTTGCCGCCAGCCTCACGGCCGTAAAAATCACTTATCGCCGCCTGGCCCAGCTCGGCGGCCTGCGCCACGCCCACAAGGACTCGCCCAACACCGGCTGGCGCAACCTCAGCTTCCGCGGCTACGCCGACTACATGCAAACCCCGGCGTTTGCCGCAGGGCTGGCCGAGCTGGAAGCTTTAGCCCGCGCGGCGCCAACCGCGATCATGTGTGCCGAGGCGGTGCCCTGGCGCTGCCACCGCTCGCTCATTGGCGACGCCCTGACGGTGCACGGATGGCAGGTATGGGACATCATCACCGAGAAACCGCCATCTCCGCATCGCATGACACCCTTTTTGCGCGTGGTGGATGGCCACTTAACATACCCTGCCACCGAATGA
- a CDS encoding TolC family protein: MNSSRLRVAVTLVAVLAFAVVAAPLGAQTILHFHLSPPTVQPIEGLNQRIQNGDLHLTLEDFLQLVLKNDTAVHLLQLNDNAADYGVIAANSPFDPSITASFNGTRNVQPQTSQISGAETLSSLSQRSSIGYSQVLSSGQTILADFGTNRNSSNALFNTFNPSLGANLGFSFTQPLLQNRSGLQAKTPLLVAKTQVLVVSDQTQASIATDIQQAADQYWQTVQARDQIKVQQQAVNLAQQSYDRNKKMLELGALAPGDIFNPEAQLAQDKTALLQAQTQYQLQLDQIRRLIGADLDPTAQNATLILDDDPSAVIPTPPSMPVNQAIQVALAHRPELNALQRQNLENKFNIAAAHDALRPQLNLTGSYGSNALAGNQIASVTPLGVVVGGSSTGLGHDFNQLFAFNSPTYGFSLQLTLPLRNSRAESQLADSMLAQTQAEYNIRNEEQTIRQDVRLADTQLRMAVEEVKSATIARDLSQKNVDAENQEYLLGTITLFQLLQGQVQLSQAQSQLLSSYTSYQIAKIAYERAVYTLLANMHLKVQP; the protein is encoded by the coding sequence ATGAATAGTTCGCGTCTCCGTGTGGCCGTTACTCTGGTTGCGGTCCTGGCCTTTGCCGTGGTGGCTGCACCGCTCGGTGCGCAAACCATCCTGCATTTCCACCTCAGCCCACCCACGGTGCAGCCCATCGAAGGCCTGAACCAGCGCATTCAAAACGGTGATTTGCATCTGACGCTGGAGGATTTTCTGCAACTGGTGCTCAAAAACGATACCGCCGTGCATTTGCTGCAATTGAACGACAATGCCGCGGACTATGGGGTGATTGCCGCCAACAGCCCGTTTGATCCCAGCATCACGGCCAGCTTCAACGGCACCCGCAATGTGCAGCCGCAGACGAGTCAGATCAGCGGCGCCGAGACGCTCAGCAGCCTGAGTCAGCGCAGCTCGATTGGATACTCGCAGGTGTTATCGAGCGGCCAGACGATCCTGGCGGATTTTGGCACCAACCGGAATTCCAGCAACGCCTTGTTCAACACCTTCAATCCCAGCCTTGGCGCCAACCTCGGATTTTCATTTACCCAGCCCTTACTGCAGAACCGCTCCGGGCTGCAGGCCAAGACCCCCTTGCTCGTCGCCAAGACGCAGGTGCTGGTGGTGAGCGACCAGACGCAGGCTTCTATCGCCACCGACATCCAGCAGGCAGCCGATCAGTACTGGCAAACGGTGCAGGCGCGTGACCAGATCAAAGTGCAGCAGCAGGCCGTGAATCTGGCGCAGCAATCGTACGACCGCAACAAGAAAATGCTGGAGCTGGGCGCGCTCGCCCCCGGCGACATCTTTAACCCGGAGGCGCAGCTCGCGCAGGATAAGACCGCGCTCTTGCAGGCGCAGACCCAGTATCAGCTTCAGCTCGACCAGATTCGCCGCTTGATTGGCGCCGACCTGGATCCCACGGCGCAAAATGCGACCCTCATCCTTGATGACGATCCCAGCGCCGTGATTCCCACGCCGCCCTCGATGCCCGTCAATCAGGCGATCCAGGTTGCGCTGGCTCATCGTCCCGAGTTGAATGCGTTGCAACGCCAGAACCTGGAGAACAAGTTCAACATCGCGGCTGCACACGACGCCCTGCGGCCGCAGTTGAACCTCACGGGCAGCTACGGCTCGAATGCCCTCGCGGGCAACCAGATCGCTTCCGTGACGCCGCTGGGCGTGGTCGTCGGCGGGTCCAGTACCGGTCTGGGCCACGACTTCAATCAACTCTTTGCTTTCAACTCGCCGACCTACGGCTTCAGCCTGCAGTTGACGCTGCCGCTGCGCAACAGCCGCGCCGAGTCGCAGTTGGCCGATTCGATGCTGGCGCAGACGCAGGCAGAGTACAACATCCGCAACGAGGAGCAGACCATCCGCCAGGATGTGCGCTTAGCCGACACCCAGCTTCGCATGGCGGTCGAAGAGGTCAAGTCGGCGACCATCGCACGCGATCTCTCGCAGAAGAACGTCGATGCGGAAAATCAGGAGTACCTGCTCGGCACCATCACCCTGTTCCAGCTTTTGCAAGGCCAGGTGCAGTTGAGCCAGGCACAGTCGCAGCTCCTATCCTCCTACACCAGCTACCAGATCGCGAAGATTGCTTACGAACGCGCGGTTTACACTCTGCTCGCCAACATGCACTTGAAGGTGCAGCCGTAA
- a CDS encoding FtsX-like permease family protein, translating into MNDFSRIGTDLVQASQNLRAQKTRTMLTGLGMVFGVGAVIGMLAISAGAKQQALATIEALGVHNLMVDSIAPGSPQELQARRLTSPGLTMRDVRIIQANLDGLSQLSPRRSLHPQNLMPQPTQAMPALEGVDPSFASIHGFHALEGSFFDQLDNAASAPVAVLGQTAKVSLFGYTAAVGKYIKVNDGWLRVIGVLDEQLSGGATSRDWNNVIYTPLNTFDNRFYDNSFRQKDFLDGVDMSLKPSANSVAAAAVVTAILNSTHHNTDDFNVTVPAALLAQQQQTQRIFTLVMVAVAAISLLVGGIGIMNIVLATVMERTREIGVRRATGARRTDILRQFLAEAVLISLSGGALGILFGYILSWTIAATAHWPTVVTSWSIIIAFGVSVGVGVLFGIYPARKAARIDPIEALRYE; encoded by the coding sequence ATGAACGATTTCTCACGGATTGGAACTGACCTGGTTCAGGCCAGCCAGAACCTGCGTGCGCAAAAGACGCGCACGATGCTGACCGGCCTGGGCATGGTCTTCGGGGTGGGCGCCGTGATCGGCATGCTGGCGATCAGCGCGGGCGCCAAACAGCAAGCCCTGGCGACGATTGAAGCCCTGGGCGTGCATAACCTGATGGTGGACTCCATCGCGCCCGGCAGTCCCCAGGAACTGCAGGCGCGGCGGCTTACCTCGCCGGGATTGACGATGCGCGACGTGCGCATCATTCAGGCCAACCTCGATGGCTTGAGCCAACTTTCGCCGCGGCGGTCGCTGCACCCGCAGAACCTGATGCCGCAGCCGACGCAGGCGATGCCAGCGCTGGAAGGCGTGGATCCATCGTTTGCCTCGATCCATGGGTTTCATGCGCTCGAGGGCAGCTTCTTCGATCAACTGGATAACGCCGCCAGCGCGCCGGTGGCGGTGCTGGGTCAGACTGCGAAAGTCAGTTTGTTTGGCTATACGGCCGCGGTAGGCAAATACATCAAGGTCAACGACGGCTGGCTGCGGGTGATCGGCGTGCTCGATGAACAGTTGAGCGGAGGCGCGACCAGCCGTGACTGGAACAACGTCATCTACACGCCGCTGAACACTTTCGACAACCGCTTCTACGACAACAGTTTTCGCCAGAAGGATTTTCTCGACGGTGTGGACATGAGTCTGAAGCCCAGCGCCAACAGCGTTGCCGCGGCGGCGGTGGTGACCGCCATTCTCAATTCGACGCATCACAATACCGACGATTTCAACGTGACCGTTCCGGCGGCACTGCTGGCGCAACAGCAGCAGACGCAGCGCATCTTCACGCTGGTCATGGTCGCCGTCGCGGCGATCTCGCTGCTGGTGGGCGGCATCGGGATCATGAACATCGTGCTGGCGACGGTCATGGAGCGCACGCGCGAAATTGGGGTGCGGCGGGCCACGGGAGCGCGCCGGACCGACATTCTGCGGCAGTTCCTGGCGGAGGCGGTGCTGATTTCGCTGTCGGGCGGTGCGCTGGGCATCTTATTCGGCTACATCCTTTCCTGGACGATTGCGGCCACCGCGCACTGGCCAACGGTGGTCACCAGTTGGTCGATCATTATCGCTTTCGGCGTGTCGGTTGGCGTGGGGGTACTGTTCGGCATTTATCCCGCCCGCAAAGCCGCGCGCATTGATCCTATCGAGGCTCTTCGCTATGAATAG
- a CDS encoding HlyD family efflux transporter periplasmic adaptor subunit encodes MTSPVPPLTEVTPPPKRLGRNGGSALTRLLRWVIVIAVVLAVAWGAWALIRALNPSPTAGVPTAIVQRSPVRLQVFAPGTLQGGNADLLVGPSIRHGQLTISSLLPPGTLVKPGDVVVQFDTTQEHYSLTQAEEALDQARQQVALAESQTAAQTASDNYALVNARYQIQLDKLQVQQNPILPQIQAQENDLQLKSDQARLAQLEHDIASRKASNEATIAVQLAAEKKAEADAATAQADIAAMTLRASHAGYVAIETNSGFMRGFAGQAAQDFQVGDTVRHGQTVAEIPDTSSWQVALQVNELDAGHLQPEQPVAINFIPLPGRTFHGSITALGQATGPVWDRQVECDVKLLDPLPELHPGFTANAVVTTDVMPNVLHAPAQTVFNQAGQQVVFLRRSGEFAQVPVKVIGRSESQVVLEGVAQGDVLALTNPQNRASGGGGSAADATPSPGAKPGQERGAGGRRGGRGGRGGRGGFGGRGGPGGGGPGGGPGGGGRGL; translated from the coding sequence ATGACCAGTCCCGTTCCCCCGCTTACCGAAGTTACGCCGCCGCCCAAGCGATTGGGCCGCAATGGCGGCTCGGCGCTGACGCGCCTGCTGCGCTGGGTCATCGTCATCGCGGTAGTGTTGGCGGTCGCCTGGGGAGCCTGGGCGCTGATCCGCGCGCTCAATCCCTCGCCTACGGCGGGCGTTCCCACCGCGATCGTGCAACGGAGCCCGGTGCGGCTGCAAGTGTTCGCGCCGGGCACGCTCCAAGGCGGCAATGCCGATTTGCTGGTAGGACCCTCCATCCGTCATGGGCAACTGACGATCAGCTCCCTGCTGCCCCCCGGCACGCTGGTGAAGCCGGGTGATGTGGTTGTGCAGTTTGATACCACGCAGGAGCATTACAGCCTCACGCAGGCCGAAGAGGCGCTGGATCAGGCGCGGCAGCAGGTGGCGCTGGCAGAATCGCAAACGGCGGCGCAAACCGCCTCGGACAACTACGCGCTGGTCAATGCGCGGTATCAGATCCAGCTCGACAAATTGCAGGTGCAGCAGAATCCGATTCTGCCGCAGATTCAGGCGCAGGAAAACGACCTGCAGTTGAAATCGGATCAGGCCCGGCTGGCGCAACTGGAACACGATATCGCCAGCCGCAAGGCCAGCAACGAGGCCACCATCGCGGTGCAACTGGCGGCGGAGAAGAAAGCGGAAGCCGACGCGGCTACGGCACAAGCCGATATTGCGGCCATGACGCTACGCGCCTCCCATGCCGGCTACGTGGCGATTGAAACCAACTCGGGCTTCATGCGCGGGTTCGCGGGGCAGGCGGCACAGGACTTTCAGGTAGGCGACACGGTTCGCCACGGTCAGACGGTCGCTGAAATTCCGGATACGAGTTCCTGGCAGGTGGCGCTCCAGGTGAACGAGCTGGACGCTGGGCACCTGCAGCCGGAACAACCGGTGGCGATCAATTTTATTCCGCTCCCGGGCCGCACATTCCACGGCAGCATCACGGCGCTGGGCCAGGCCACGGGTCCGGTGTGGGACCGGCAAGTGGAGTGCGATGTGAAGCTGCTGGATCCTTTACCCGAGCTGCACCCTGGCTTTACCGCCAACGCGGTAGTGACGACCGATGTGATGCCGAATGTGCTCCACGCCCCCGCGCAGACCGTCTTTAACCAAGCCGGCCAGCAAGTGGTCTTCCTCCGCCGCAGTGGAGAATTTGCCCAGGTGCCGGTGAAGGTGATTGGGCGCAGCGAAAGCCAGGTGGTGCTGGAAGGCGTGGCGCAAGGCGACGTGCTGGCGCTGACCAATCCCCAAAATCGCGCCAGCGGAGGTGGCGGCAGCGCGGCGGACGCTACGCCCTCCCCGGGCGCAAAGCCAGGCCAGGAACGCGGCGCGGGCGGCCGGCGCGGGGGCCGCGGGGGCCGCGGAGGCCGCGGAGGCTTTGGCGGCCGTGGTGGTCCTGGCGGGGGCGGGCCCGGCGGCGGACCCGGCGGCGGGGGTCGAGGACTTTAA
- a CDS encoding HlyD family efflux transporter periplasmic adaptor subunit, translating into MKRWLQIVVVILIAGAVYYGVRAFRSKAMAPDVPTVSARQGTFQVTVSVRGSLNPVRSVQIQAPRISGLIIASLAPSGSLVHAGEVVATFDSGTAKDVQVSDLATLNQAKAQLAQVQAQAKITDQQDALDLATDENAVAKAKLNVVLKSVQSAIDGKEAKLALGMAEEQLKVEKATVQSHKASSAAQIATDLRSEEKAQADYDLISKQIEEMTVHAPITGHITYLMNHSNGHDNEAPFKVGDSVWGNGAFAEIPDMKTLQVLAKVSEVTRGQLLAGQPIRMTLDSLPELPIRGRILSISALTEPDFGTTWPPPQVFRVNASIDQFSPRMQPAMNGSVDVVTKRIPNAIIVPAEAIFPIEGKPNVYVQNGDHFTPAPVSVLARSADNAAVSGIQAGTRIALKQPQPGKIKH; encoded by the coding sequence ATGAAACGCTGGTTGCAAATCGTCGTGGTGATCCTTATTGCGGGAGCGGTGTATTACGGCGTGCGAGCCTTCCGCTCCAAAGCCATGGCGCCGGACGTACCCACGGTGAGCGCGCGCCAGGGTACGTTTCAGGTGACCGTGTCGGTGCGTGGTTCTCTGAATCCGGTGCGCTCGGTGCAAATTCAGGCGCCGCGCATCAGCGGACTGATCATCGCCTCGCTGGCGCCTTCGGGCAGCCTGGTACACGCCGGAGAGGTGGTGGCTACCTTCGATTCCGGCACGGCCAAAGATGTGCAGGTCTCCGATCTGGCGACGCTCAATCAGGCGAAAGCCCAGTTGGCGCAAGTTCAGGCGCAGGCCAAGATTACCGATCAGCAGGATGCCCTGGATCTCGCTACGGATGAAAATGCGGTCGCCAAGGCGAAATTGAATGTGGTGCTGAAGTCGGTGCAAAGCGCAATTGACGGCAAGGAAGCCAAACTGGCGCTGGGCATGGCCGAAGAACAGCTCAAGGTGGAAAAGGCGACGGTACAGTCGCACAAGGCGTCCAGCGCGGCGCAGATCGCTACCGATCTGCGCTCGGAGGAGAAGGCCCAGGCGGACTACGATCTGATCAGCAAACAGATTGAAGAGATGACGGTGCATGCGCCGATTACCGGGCACATTACCTATCTGATGAACCACTCCAATGGGCACGACAACGAGGCGCCCTTCAAGGTGGGCGACAGTGTGTGGGGCAACGGCGCCTTCGCGGAAATTCCGGACATGAAAACGCTGCAGGTGCTGGCGAAGGTCTCGGAAGTCACCCGCGGGCAACTGCTGGCCGGCCAGCCGATCCGGATGACGCTGGATTCGTTGCCGGAGCTGCCGATTCGGGGCAGGATATTGTCGATTTCCGCGCTCACCGAACCCGACTTCGGGACGACCTGGCCGCCGCCGCAGGTCTTTCGCGTCAACGCCTCCATCGATCAGTTCTCGCCGCGCATGCAGCCGGCGATGAACGGCAGCGTGGATGTGGTGACCAAGCGCATCCCCAACGCCATCATTGTGCCGGCGGAGGCCATTTTCCCGATTGAGGGGAAGCCCAATGTTTACGTGCAGAATGGGGATCACTTTACGCCGGCGCCGGTGAGCGTGCTGGCGCGCTCGGCGGACAATGCCGCGGTTTCCGGAATCCAGGCGGGCACGCGCATCGCGTTGAAGCAGCCGCAGCCGGGCAAGATCAAACACTGA